GGCCGCGGATGCTGGAGTCCTTGACGGCGTCGATGATGGCCTGCGGCTCCATGGCGAGGGCCTTCTCGAGCGCCTCGTAGCCACGGTGGCGGCGGTAGGTCTCGAGGGTCCAGGAGCGAGGGTCGTCCCAGAACTTCGTCAGGATCGGGGTGAGTGTGTCGGTCATCGCGACTCGTCCTTCCCATCGGTGGCCGCCGTGCCGGTGCTGCCCGTCGTGCCCGTGCCCCCCGTCGAACCGGGGGTCCTGCCCTTGCTCTCCTCGGCCGCCGTGGGGCCGGCGTCCTCGGCACCCGCGGGCGAGCCGTCGGGCGAGGCCGCCGGGACGTCCTGGGCGCCGCTCGCGCCACCGGCGGTGCCGGCGTCCGCGTCGCGCTCCTCCGGGGCGTGGCTGCCGTCGGGGCGCTGGTCGCCGGGGGCGACCCAGCCGCGGTCGTGCGCGATGCGCAGCCCGAGCAGGGAGGCCGGCCCGGCGCCGACGCCCTCGTCGGCGCGGCCGTCGCTGAAGCCGGCGAGCACCCGAGACATCTGCTTGAAGCTGCAGACGCTGTCGGCGCCCCGCGTCGGCGTGACGGTCCGTCCGGCCCGCAGGTCGTCGACGAGCGCCACGGTGCTCTCAGGAGTCTGGTTGTCGAAGAACTCCCAGTTCGTCATGACGACGGGCGCGTAGTCGCAGGCGGCGTTGCACTCGACGCGCTCGAGCGTGATGCGACCGTCGTCGGTCGTCTCGTCGTGCCCGATGCCGAGGTGCTCGGAGACCCGGTCGAAGATCGCGTCGCCGCCCATGATGGCGCAGAGGGTGTTCGTGCAGACCCCGACGGTGTACTCACCGTTGGGGTGGCGCTTGTACTGCGTGTAGAACGTCGCGACGCCGCTGACCTCGGCCTCGGTGAGGTCGAGCACGTCGGCGCAGAAGCTCACGCCACGGCCGCTGACGTAGCCGTCGACCGACTGCACGAGGTGCAGCAACGGCAGCAGCGCGGAACGCTTCTGCGGGTAGCGCGCGACGACCTGGGCGGCGTCCTCGTGCAGCCTCGCCAGCACGTCGTCGGCGTAGGGCGCCTTCGACTCGGGGCTGACGTGCAGGAACCCGGAGGCCGCTGCGGTGTCGTGTCCGCTCAACGGTCCACTCCTCCCATGACGGGGTCGATCGAGGCGACGGCGACGATGACGTCGGCGATCTGGCCGCCCTCGCACATCGCGGCCACGGCCTGCAGGTTGTTGAAGCTCGGGTCGCGGAAGTGCGCGCGGTAGGGGCGCGTGCCGCCGTCGGAGACGAGGTGGCAGCCGAGCTCGCCCTTGGCCGACTCGACGGCCTGGTAGGCCTGGCCGGGCGGGACCCGGAAGCCCTCGGTCACGAGCTTGAAGTGGTGGATGAGCGACTCCATCGAGGTGCCCATGATCTCGCGGATGTGGTCGAGGCTGTTGCCGAGGCCGTCGCCGCCGAGGGCCAGCTGCGCCGGCCACGCGATCTTCTTGTCGGCGACCATGACCGGGCCCTCGCCCGCCTGCAGCCGCTCGGTGCACTGCTCGACGATCTTGAGCGACTCGTACATCTCGTCGATGCGGATGCGCAGGCGGCCGTAGGCGTCCTGGCTCGTGCGGGTGATGACGTCGAAGTCGTAGGTCTCGTAGCCGCAGTACGGGTCGACCTTGCGCAGGTCGTGCGGCAGCCCGGTCGAGCGCAGCACCGGGCCGGTGATGCCGAGGGCCATGCAGCCGGCGAGGTCGAGCACGCCGACGTCGACGGTGCGGCCCTTGAGGATGGGGTTCTCGTTGAGCAGCGCCTCGAGCTCACCGAGGCCGCGACGCAGCTCGGGCACCATCTCGCGCAGGGCGTCGATCGAGCCGGGCGGGAGGTCCTGGGCGACGCCACCGGGGCGGATGTACGCGTTGTTCATGCGCAGGCCGGTGATCATCTCGATGACGCGCAGCAACCGCTCGCGCTCGCGGAAGCCGACGGTCATGACCGTCGTCGCACCCATCTCCATGCCACCGGTGCCGAGGCAGATGAGGTGGCTGCTGATGCGGGTCATCTCCATCATGAGCACCCGGATGACGCTCGCGCGCTCGGGGATCTCGTCGGTGATGCCGAGCAGCTTCTCCATGGCGAGGCAGTAGGCCGTCTCCTGGAACATGGGCGTGAGGTAGTCCATGCGCGTGCAGAACGTGACGCCCTGCACCCAGGTGCGGTATTCCATGTTCTTCTCGATGCCGGTGTGCAGGTAGCCGATGCCCGCGCGGGCCTCGGTCACCGTCTCGCCGTCGAGCTCGAGGATGAGGCGGAGCACGCCGTGCGTCGACGGGTGCTGCGGACCCATGTTGACGACGATGCGCTCCTCGTGGAGGGCGCTCGCCTCGTCGACGAGGTCGTCCCAGTCGCCGCCGGTCGCGTTGAAGACGTGCGAGGTGTCGCTCACCGCGTCGTCGGCCAGCGAGCTGGCGTAGGGGTCGTGCTCGGCGCCCGTGGGCGTTCCGGTGCTGGTCTGGGTGCTCATCAGTTGTACGACCTCCGCTGGTCGGGCGGTGGGACCGTCGCGCCCTTGTACTCGACGTCGATGCCACCGAGGGGGTAGTCCTTGCGCTGCGGGTGACCCGGCCAGTCGTCGGGCATGAGGATGCGGGTCAGGGCCGGGTGTCCGTCGAACTCGATGCCGAACATGTCCCAGGTCTCGCGCTCGTGCCAGTCGTTGGCCGGGTAGGTCGACACGATCGACGGGATGTGACGGTCGTCGTCGGGGCAGCTGACCTCGACCCGGACCCGCTTGCCGCCGTTGGTGATCGACAGGAAGTGGTAGACGGCGTGCAGCTCCTCGCCGGTGCGCTCGGGGTAGTTGACCCCCGACACGCCGGTGCAGATCTCGAAGCGCAGCGCCGGGTCGTCGCGCAGGGCGCGGGCGACGGCCGGCAGGTGCTGACGGCGCACGTTGAGCGTCATCTCGCCACGGTCGACGACGACGCTCTCGACCGCCTCGGCGAACGAGGCGGTGCCGCCGACGAGCGCCCGCTCGAGGTCGTCGGCGAGGGCGTCGAAGTAGCTGCCGTAGGGGCGGCTGGCCGCGCCCGCGACGAGGACGGGGCGACGGATGCCGGCGTAGCCGGACGTGTCGCCGCCCTGGGTGGCGCCGAACATGCCCTGGCGCATCCCGACGACGCGCGGCTCGCTGCCGCTGCCCTCGCGGCGCAGGTCGACCTCGCCCGGCGTCAGGCCGGTCGTCTGGTCACCCGCGCTGCCGGCCTCGGGGCCGGACTTCTTCTCGGCGTCGCTCATGCGAGCAGACCCTTCATCTGGTGCGTCGGGGTCGCGCTCAACGCTGCCGCCTCGGCGGCCTCGGCCGCCTTCTTGCGGTTGACGCCGAGCGGCGTCGACTCGATCTGGTGGTGCAGCTCGATGATGGCGTTGAGCAGCATCTGCGGGCGGGGCGGGCAGCCCGGCAGGTAGATGTCGACCGGGATGATGTGGTCGACGCCCTGCACGATGGCGTAGTTGTTGAACATGCCACCCGAGCTGGCGCAGACACCCATCGAGATGACCCACTTGGGGTTGGGCATCTGGTCGTAGACCTGGCGCACGACGGGGGCCATCTTCTGGCTGACCCGGCCGGCGACGATCATGAGGTCGGCCTGGCGCGGGGTCGCGGCGAAGCGCTCCATGCCGAAGCGGGCGATGTCGTAGTCGGGGGTGCCGACGGCCATCATCTCGATGGCGCAGCAGGCCAGCCCGAAGGTCGCGGGCCAGATCGAGGCCTTGCGCATGTAGCCGGCCAGGCCCTCGACGGTCGAGAGCATGAAGCCTGCCGGCAGCTTCTCTTCGAGACCCATTTCTTCTCCTCGTTGGTGCGTGCTGCCCCGTCGGCGCCGGCGTGGTGGGCCGGTGCGGTCGGCGGGAAGTCGGTGGGGTGGACCGGAGCCGGTGGGCTCAGTCCCAGTCGAGACCGCCGCGCCGCCACACGTAGGCGTAGGCGACGAAGACGGTGAGGATGAACAGGACCATCTCGACGAGCGCGAACAGGCCCAGCTTGTTGAAGGCGACGGCGAACGGATAGAGGAAGATCGACTCGATGTCGAAGATGATGAAGAGCATCGCCGTCAGGTAGTACTTGATCGGCACGCGGCCGCCGCCGGCCGCCTGGGGCGTGGGCTGGATGCCGCACTCGTAGGCCTCGAGCTTGGCGCGGTTGTAGCGCTTCGGGCCGACGACGAGCGAGGTGCCCACCGAGCCCGCGGCGAAGACGAGCCCGAGGGCCGCCATGAACAAGATCGGGACGTAGGGCTCGTTCATCCTTCGTCACTTCCCTTCCGCTCCGGGCGCCTCCGCGGCGCTTTCATCCTATGGGCCACCACCGACGGCGTGCTGGGCGTCATGCGCTCGGCGCGATCCGTGTGACGGCGTTCATGAGCCGGTCGCCGGCGCCGCGACCCGCGGGGTCGGGCAGGTTGGCCATGATCTTGAGCAGGAACCGCATGAGCGTCGTGCGCGGCAGCCCGTAGCGGGTGGCGAGGCGCATGACGTCCGGGTTGCCGATGGCGTGGGCGAACCAGCGCCCGAGGGTGAAGTAGCCGCCGAGCTCGTGCTTCATGACGGCGGGGTAGCGCGCGAGCACCCGCTCGCGCCCGGCGTCGGTGGGGCGTGCCATCGCCTGGGCGACGAGCTCGGCCCCGAGGCGGGCGGCCTCGAGGGCGTAGTCGATGCCCTCGCCGTTGAACGGGTTGACCATGCCGCCGGCGTCGCCGACGAGCAGCAGACCGTCGGCGTAGAGTGGGGTGCGGTTGAAGCCCATCGGCAGCGCCGCGCCGCGGATCGGCCCGGCCGACTCGTCGTGCTCGAGCTGCCAGTCGGCGTCGATGTCGGCCACCCAGCGCCGCATGACGTCCTTGAAGTCCGTCTTCTGGAAGGCCGAGGTCGTGTCGAGCGTGCCGAGGCCGACGTTGGTGCGGCCGTCCTCGAGCGGGAAGAGCCAGCCGTACCCGGGCATGAGGATGCGGTTGCCGCGGTCGTCGCGGGTCCACAGCTCGAGGTGGCTCTCGAGGTAGTCGTCGCGGCGCGGCGTGCGGTAGTAGGCCCGCACCGCCACCCCCATGACGCGGTCGTCACGACGCGGGCGGCCGACGCTCGTGGCCAGGCGCGAGGAGACCCCGTCGCTCGCGATGACGACCGGCGCGCGGTAGGTGACGGTCTCGCCCGTGGCCCGCCCCGCGTCGTCGAGACGCTTGGCCGTGACGCCGGTGACCCGGCCCGAGCCGTCGCGCACCGGCGCGGTGACGCTCGTGCGTTCGTGCAGCAGGGCGCCCCGCGACTCGGCGTGGCGCGCGAGGGCCTCGTCGAGCTGGGCGCGGGTGCGCACCATGCCGTAGCCCGGGAAGGCCGGGCTCTCGGGCCAGTCGAGCTGCAGCGTGTGGCCGCCGCCCTTGATGCGCAGCCCCTTGGTGCGCTGCCACCCCGTCGTGTCGACGCCGAGGGAGATGAGCTCCTTGGTCGCGCGCGGGGTCAGGCCGTCGCCGCAGATCTTGTCGCGGGGGAACGCCGCCTTCTCGACCATGACCACGTCGAGCCCGTGGTCGGCGAGGTAGGCCGCCGTGGCCGCCCCACCCGGACCGGCCCCGACGACCACGACGTCGGCGCGGTGCGCATCCGTCCCGATGGTCTCGGCGCTCGACATGGTCGTGCTCCCTGCTGCTCTGCGATGGGACCCGTCGCGCGTGGCGGGACGGGAGGTGCCGGGTCCGTGCGCGCCTGCTTGTGAACCGCTTCACGAACTCTGTGACGAGTGTATTCCCGGGTTTTCCGGCTTGTCAGATAAGGCGGACCTAACCCGAGGGTGCCGAGCGGCCCGCACGGACCGCCGGGACCGTGCGGACCGGCATCCGGTGGCTCAGCGGCGCGTGGCCGTGTGCAGCGCGACGATGCCGCCCGTGAGGTTGGTCCAGCCCACCTGCGACCACCCGGCGCGCTGCAGGATGCCGGCCAGCTCGCCCTGCGGCGGCCACGCGCGGATCGACTCGGCGAGGTACACGTACGACTCGGGGTTGCTCGAGGTGCGTCGCGCCACGGGGGGCAGCGCGCGCATGAGGTAGTTCGTGTAGACGGTACGGAAGAGCTTGTTCACCGGCTGGCTGAACTCGCAGACGACGAGCCGGCCCCCGGGGCGGGTGACACGCACGAACTCGCGCAGCGCGGACTCGGGGTCGCTGACGTTGCGCAGCCCGAAGCTCATCGTCACGACGTCGAAGCTCTCGTCGGCGAAGGGCAGGGCCATCGCGTCGGCGGCGGCGAAGGCCATGTCGGGGCGGCGGCGACGCCCGACGCGCAGCATGCCCAGCGAGAAGTCGGCGGCCACGACGTCGATCTCGGCGTCGGCCCAGGGCTCGCTCGAGGTCCCGGTGCCGGCCGCGATGTCGAGCACCCGCTCCCCCGGGCGCGCCGCGACCGCCGTGACGACGGCGCGGCGCCAGAGCCGGTCCTGCCCGAGCGAGAGCACGTCGTTGGTGACGTCGTAGCGGTCGGCGACGGTGTCGAACATCGACGCGACGTCGACCGGCTTCTTGTCCAGCTGCGCTCGGGTCATGACGGCATCCTCGCACTGCGGCCGCATCCCGCAGCGCGAGGACGTCGGTGGGGTCGGGTGCCGTCAGGGGGTGGGGCGCTGCGGGATGCGCCGCTGCACGAGCGGCGGCGCGCTGTAGGCGAGGTCGGCCTGCAGGGCCCGGTAGGCGGGCTTGGGCTGGTACCCGGTGTCGTAGATCGCGGCGAGCGCCTCCCGGCCGGGGCCGCTGCCGAAGTCCCACGTGTTGGTCCAGCTGTGGTTGTCGTCGAAGCCCCACACCGTGTACGAGATGCAGTGCCGGCTGGTGAGGCAGCCGGTGAGCAGCGCGCTGTAGTCGAACGCCTGGGCCTGCAGCAGCGGGTTGAGGGCGTCGGACGTGGCCTCGGCGGGCAGCAGGTTGCGCACGTCGACCTCGGTGAGGGCGGTGGCGACCCCGAGGCCGGCGAACCGCTCGAGGGTGTCGGCGATCTGGAACGCGGAGTAGTTGCCGTACCGCGTCGACAGGTGCGCCTGGCTGCCGACGCCGTCGATCGGCACGCCGTTCTCGCGCAGCCGCTTGACCATGCGGTAGACGAAGGCCGTCTTGTCGAGCGGCCCGCCGTCACCGAAGGCGTCGATGTTGTAGTCGTTGTAGAACAGCAGCGCCTTCGGGTCGGCCTCCCGCGCCCACCGGAAGGCGTCGGCCACGTAGCCGGGCCCGAGCTGCTCGGCCCAGAAGCCCTTGTAGCCGATGCGGCCGTCGACGGCGTCGTAGGAGTCGGTCACCGCCTCGTTGACGACGTCCCACTGCCAGACGCGTCCCTTGAAGTGGCGCACGGTGTCCTGGACGTGCTTCTTGAGGATGCCGCGCAGCTCGGCCCGGTCGATGGCGCCGGAGGCGACGCCCTCGGTGAGCCACGCCGGCAGCTGGTTGTTCCAGACGAGGACGTGGCCGCGCACCTTCTGGTCGTTGCGCTCGGCGAAGGCCATGAAGCGCTCGGCGGCCGACCAGTCGTAGGTGCCGCGCACGGGCTCGGTCACCTCCCACTTCATCGCGTTCTCGGCCGTGACGCTGGTGAACTCCGTCGACGCGATCGACCGGTAGCGCGGGTCGGTCAGGGCCGCAGGGTCGACCGCCGTGCCGATGGCGAGGTCATGGCGGGCGGCGAGGTCGCCGAGCGTGCGGCCCTGCGGCGTGCGGTCCTCGTGCACCGGTGCGGCCGACGCGGGCCCGGCCGGGCCCGCGGTGACGGTCACGGTGGCGGTCACGGCGGTGAGGGCGAGGCCCGCGAGCGTCGCGGCCAGGGCGCGGCCACGGCGACGGGGGTGGGTCGTGGTCCTGGTGCTGGTGGTGGTGCGGGTCGTGCGGCTGGCTCCGGGTGTGGAGGTACGGCTCACGGGTGCTCCCTTGCACGGTGGCTGTCGTCGTCGACATCGTTGTCGATAACGTTTTCTAGAGTGACGGCGACGGTACGTGGTGACGCGCACCACGGCAAGAGGTCCGGGGCGGCCGGCCGGCCCGCGGCCTAAGGTGGAACCGATGTCCATGCAGCCCGCCTCCCGCGCGACACCGGTGAGCGTCGTCGTGCGCACGGCGGCCCTCGACGACGCCGGCTCGCTGCTCGAGCACCTGCCCGCCGACGTCCCCCACGACGAGCTCGTGTCGTGGGTGCGCCGCGGCGACGGCCTCGTCGGCTGGGGCGAGGCCCTCGTGCTCGAGACGTCCGGCCCGTCCCGCTTCGCGGAGGCCGAGGCCTGGTGGGACCGGGTGCGTGTGGGCGCCGCTGTGCGCAACGAGGTGGGCGTCCCCGGCAGCGGCCTCGTCTGCTTCGGCTCCTTCCCCTTCTCCGACGACTCGAACGAGCCCGCGCGGCTCGTCGTGCCCTCGACCGTCGTCGGTCGCCGCGAGGGTCGCTCGTGGGTGACGCGCACGACCCTCGAGCCGCAGCTCTCCCCCCTCGGCCTGCCCGAGCCGTCGCCGCCGCCCGACGCCCCGACCGACCTCGCCTTCGCCGACGGCGACGTCTCCCCGTCCGACTACGCGCACGCCGTCGCCGAGGCGGTCGCGCGCATCGCCGCGGGTGAGATCGACAAGGTCGTCCTGGCACGCGACCTCGTGGCCACGTCGTCGACGCCGATCGACCCCCGGTGGCTGCTGCGCCGGCTGGCGGAGAGCTACGAGAACACGTGGGTCTTCGCCGTGGCCGGGCTCGTCGGCGCGACCCCCGAGCTGCTCGTGCGTCGCGACAAGGGGCTCATCACGTCGCGGGTGCTCGCCGGCACGATCCGCCGCACCGGCGACGACGAGGCCGACCTCGCGCTGGCGGGCTCGCTCGCCCGGTCGTCGAAGGACCTCGAGGAGCACGAGTACGCGGTGCGGTCGGTGGCCGACGCGCTGGCCCCGCACAGCTCGTCGATGAACGTGCCGGAGTCGCCCTTCGTGCTCCACCTGCCTAACGTCATGCACCTCGCCACCGACGTCGCCGCGGTGAGCGCCGACGACGCCTCCTCCCTCGCCCTCGCCGCCTCGCTGCACCCGTCCGCCGCGGTCGGTGGCACGCCGACCGCGGCGGCGGTGCGGCTCATCGGCGAGCTCGAGCACATGGACCGCGGTCGCTACGCCGGCCCCGTCGGCTGGATGGACGGCAACGGCGACGGCGCCTGGGGCATCGCCCTGCGCAGCGGCGCCATCGACCGTGACGACCCCCGGCAGATCCGGCTCTACGCCGGCTGCGGCATCGTCGCCGGGTCCGACCCCGAGTCGGAGGTCGCCGAGTCGACCGCCAAGCTCATCCCGATGCGCGACGCCCTCGCGCCCGACCACCACGCGTGAGGTGGCCGTGAACGACGAGGCGGATGCCGGTGGGCCGCGTCCGGCGTTCGCGCTCGCCCTCGCGCTGGTGCAGCGGCTCTGGGCGGGCGGGGTCCGCGACGTCGTGCTCGCCCCGGGCTCGCGGTCGGCGCCGCTCGCGCTCGTGCTCGACGCCGCCGACCGCGCCGGTGACCTGCGCCTGCACGTGCGGGTCGACGAGCGGTCGGCCGGCTTCCTCGCCCTCGGTCTCAGCGTCGGCTCGCACGCACCGGTCGCCGTCGTCACGACGTCGGGCACCGCGGTCGGCAACCTCCTGCCCGCCGTCATGGAGGCCTCGCACAGCGGCCGGCGGGTCGTCGTCGTCAGCGCCGACCGGCCCGCGCGGCTGCGGGGAACCGGAGCGAACCAGACGACCCTGCAGGCCGGCCTATACGGCGTCTTCGCCCCGTGCCACGACCTCGAGCCGGGCACGGACGACGACGAGCTCGACGCCGCCGTCGACGCCGCCCTCGCCCGACGCGGGCCGTCGCAGCTCAACGTGCAGCTCGACGGGCCGCTCGTGCCGCAGGACGACGACCCCGCGACGTGGTGGGCGCGCCCGACCCGGCTGCCCGGCATCCGCTCGGCCGAGGCCGGCGTTGACGAGGACGGTGGGGGCTCATCGCAAGAGACCGTCACCCTCCCCCGCGGCCCGCGGACGGTCGTCGTGGCCGGCGACGACGCCGGCCCGGCGGCGCGGCTGCTCGCCGAGGCTGCGGGCTGGCCGTTGCTGGCCGAGCCGACGTCGGGGGCGCGCATCGGCGAGCACGCCGTGCGCACCTACCGGCTGCTGCTCGGCACCGCGCTGCGCGAGCGCGTCGAGCGGGTGGTGGTCGTCGGGCACCCGACGCTCTCCCGGCCGGTGACCTCGCTCATCAGCGACGGAAGCCTCGAGGTGCTCGCCGTGCGCGGGCCCGCCGGCACGGCCACCGACCCGGGGCGGGTGGCGAGGGTGCTCGACGCGGTGCCCACGGTCGCGCCGTCCTCGGGCGAGCACGACGCGTCAGACCGGGCGTGGCTGGAGGCGTGGCGCACCGCCGACCGCGCGCTGTCGCAGGCGGTCGACGACCACGTCGCGGGCGAGCCGGCCGGTGAGCTCTCACCGCTGTCGGTGGCGGCGGCGGTGGGCCGGGCGGTGACGGCGGGCGCGACCTTCGTCGTCGGCTCGTCGAACCCGGTGCGCGACCTCGACGTGATGGCTCAGCCGTGGCCGCCGCACGAACGACGGCTCGTCGTCGGCAACCGCGGGCTTGCCGGCATCGACGGCCTCGTCTCCACGGCGGTCGGGGTGGCACTCGGCCGCGAGCACGCCTCCAGGACGGTCGCGTTCGTCGGCGACCTCACCTTCCTGCACGACACCAACGGCCTGCTCGTCGGGCAGGGCCAGCGGCGCCCGCTGCTGACGATCGTCGTGCTCAGCGACGACGGCGGCGCGATCTTCAGCACCCTCGAGCAGGGCGACCAGCGGTTCGCGGACTCCTTCGAGCGGGTGTTCGCCACGCCCCACGGCACCGATCTCGGGGCGCTGTGCGCGGCCCACCACGTGTCGCACGAGCGGGTGCACGACCTCCCCCGGCTGGAGTCTGCGCTCGCCGAGCAGCCGAGCGGCATCCGGGTGCTCGAGGTGGTCGTGTCGCGGGCCGGGCGTCGCAGCGAGGCCCGCCGGCTGGTCGACCTCGCCCGCCGGCTCGACCTCGCCTGAGACGTCAGGGCGGTGGCCACTGCGACGGGGTGCCGCCCTCGGTGCGCAGGGCCTCGGTGACGAGGGCGGCGTTGTCGTGGGCCTCGCGACCGGTGGGCAGCAGAAGGGTGTCCTCGAGCCCGATGCGGACGTCGTGACCCGCGGCCTGCGCCCAGCGCAGCACGGGCCAGGCCCAGTGCCTCTCACCGTGGACGACGAGTGGGGCGGTGCGCATGCCGAGGGCGGCGAGGACGCGGTCGGCCGCCCACCGCCCGTCGGAGCCGGGACTGACGCCGGGCATGAGCTCGACGAGCACGCGCTCGACCTCGAACGGCCAGTTGGTGGCGACGAAACGGGAGGCGGCGTACGGGGTCCAGATGCCCGCCTCGACGCCGATCCCACTGTCGCGCAACGCTTCCGCGACCTCGGCCGCGCCCTCCTCGTGCCAGTTGACGCTGGCGCAATCGGGCCCGCCCTTGTCGGCCGTCGGCCACTCCGCGATGTGCGCCGCCTTGGCCCGGGCGTTCTCGACGATGCCGTCGCGCGTGGAGACGCTGATGCGCACGTCGGGCAGCCGTCGGCGGATGGCGAGGCACGCTGAGACGATGTGCCGGGTGTCGAGTGTCTCGGCGCCCCAGTCGTCGCGCGGGTGGACGTGCACCATGAAGGCGCCGGCCTCGACCGCCCCGGCCGCCGCGGCGGCGAGCTCGGCCGGGTTGACGGGCACGCGCGGGTGCTCGCCCTTGGTGCGGGAGCCGTTGAGGCAGGCCTTGATCATGGCCGGGACGCGAGCCGCGACAGGGCGAGCGGGAGGCAGCGGGCGAGGCGCTCGCGCCACCACTGGTCTCGGTCGGCGGGGGCAGCGGCCCGGCTGAGCAGGTCGGGGTCGGGCGTGACGCGTCCGGGGTGCAGCAGACCGCGGACGGGCACGACCGGCGGGTCGACGACGTCGTGCTCGAGCAGGCCGACGGTGCCGAGGCCGCAGGCGAACGTCAGGTCGGGCAGGGCGGCGGCGAGGGCGACCCCGGCGGAGATGCCCACACCGGTGTCGAGGGCGGAGGAGACGACGGCCGGCAGCCCGCACGCGTCGATGATCTCGAGTGCGGGACCGACGCCACCCAGCGGCGCCACCTTGACGACGACGACGTCGGCCGCCTCGAGCCGGGCCACCCGGAGGGGGTCGTCGGCCTTGCGGATCGACTCGTCGGCGGCGACGCGCACGTCGATGCCGTTGCGGGCCAGCGTCTTTCGCAGCTGGGCCAGCTCGTCGACGGTGCGGCACGGCTGCTCGGCGTACTCGAGGCCATACCGGGACAGCCGGGCGAGGGCGTCGACGGCGGTGTCGAGGTCCCAGTGACCGTTGGCGTCGACGCGGATGCCGGCCGACGAGCCCATCGCCTCGCGCACGGCGGCCACGCGGTCGACGTCGTCGTCGACGGACTGACCGGGCTCGGCCACCTTGACCTTGGCCGTGGTGCAGCCGTCGAACCGCGCGAGGACGGCCGGTACGGCATCCGGCGTGACGGCGGGGACGGTCGCGTTGACGGCCACCGCGTCACGTCGGGGCTCCGGCCACGACGACCACCCGGACTCCAGCGCCGCGGCCAGCCACCGGCTCGACTCCTCGTCGTCGTACTCGACGAACGGGGAGAACTCGCCCCACCCGTGAGGACCCTCGAGCAGCAGCGCCTCGCGGGTGGTGATGCCGCGGAAACGGGTGCGCATCGGGAGGCTGACGACGTGGGCGCCGGCCACGAGAGCCGAGGCGTCGGGGAGGCGGTCCGTGTCGACGGCGCCCATGCCGGCGAGCCGCTCAGCCCAGCCGGACGTCGCCGGGCGCGGCCAGCGCGCAGGCGATGCGCTCGGTGAAGACGGGGCGCATGTCGGGCAGGTCGTCGAGGTCGAACCACCCGGCGTCGGTGGCCTCGTCGTCGCCCGGGGTCGGGTCTCCCGACACCCACCGGCAGCGGAAGGTGTGGTCGAGGTACTGGGCGATATCGCCGTTCTGGTGAGTGACGACCGGTGTCGCCCGGACCCACACGAGCCGCTCGACCTCCGCGACGACGCTGGCCTCCTCGAGCACCTCGCGCACGGCGGCGACGTGGGGGTTCTCACCGGGGTCGACGATGCCGGTGACGGGCGTCCAGGCGCCGTCGTCGCTGCGGCGGATGAGCAGCACCTGCGTGCCCCGCTCGCCCTCGCGGAGCACGACCGCGGTGATGCCAGGCAGCCACAGGAGGTCGTGCCCGATGCGCTC
This is a stretch of genomic DNA from Terracoccus luteus. It encodes these proteins:
- a CDS encoding endo-1,4-beta-xylanase; the protein is MSRTSTPGASRTTRTTTSTRTTTHPRRRGRALAATLAGLALTAVTATVTVTAGPAGPASAAPVHEDRTPQGRTLGDLAARHDLAIGTAVDPAALTDPRYRSIASTEFTSVTAENAMKWEVTEPVRGTYDWSAAERFMAFAERNDQKVRGHVLVWNNQLPAWLTEGVASGAIDRAELRGILKKHVQDTVRHFKGRVWQWDVVNEAVTDSYDAVDGRIGYKGFWAEQLGPGYVADAFRWAREADPKALLFYNDYNIDAFGDGGPLDKTAFVYRMVKRLRENGVPIDGVGSQAHLSTRYGNYSAFQIADTLERFAGLGVATALTEVDVRNLLPAEATSDALNPLLQAQAFDYSALLTGCLTSRHCISYTVWGFDDNHSWTNTWDFGSGPGREALAAIYDTGYQPKPAYRALQADLAYSAPPLVQRRIPQRPTP
- a CDS encoding isochorismate synthase; its protein translation is MSMQPASRATPVSVVVRTAALDDAGSLLEHLPADVPHDELVSWVRRGDGLVGWGEALVLETSGPSRFAEAEAWWDRVRVGAAVRNEVGVPGSGLVCFGSFPFSDDSNEPARLVVPSTVVGRREGRSWVTRTTLEPQLSPLGLPEPSPPPDAPTDLAFADGDVSPSDYAHAVAEAVARIAAGEIDKVVLARDLVATSSTPIDPRWLLRRLAESYENTWVFAVAGLVGATPELLVRRDKGLITSRVLAGTIRRTGDDEADLALAGSLARSSKDLEEHEYAVRSVADALAPHSSSMNVPESPFVLHLPNVMHLATDVAAVSADDASSLALAASLHPSAAVGGTPTAAAVRLIGELEHMDRGRYAGPVGWMDGNGDGAWGIALRSGAIDRDDPRQIRLYAGCGIVAGSDPESEVAESTAKLIPMRDALAPDHHA
- the menD gene encoding 2-succinyl-5-enolpyruvyl-6-hydroxy-3-cyclohexene-1-carboxylic-acid synthase, translated to MAVNDEADAGGPRPAFALALALVQRLWAGGVRDVVLAPGSRSAPLALVLDAADRAGDLRLHVRVDERSAGFLALGLSVGSHAPVAVVTTSGTAVGNLLPAVMEASHSGRRVVVVSADRPARLRGTGANQTTLQAGLYGVFAPCHDLEPGTDDDELDAAVDAALARRGPSQLNVQLDGPLVPQDDDPATWWARPTRLPGIRSAEAGVDEDGGGSSQETVTLPRGPRTVVVAGDDAGPAARLLAEAAGWPLLAEPTSGARIGEHAVRTYRLLLGTALRERVERVVVVGHPTLSRPVTSLISDGSLEVLAVRGPAGTATDPGRVARVLDAVPTVAPSSGEHDASDRAWLEAWRTADRALSQAVDDHVAGEPAGELSPLSVAAAVGRAVTAGATFVVGSSNPVRDLDVMAQPWPPHERRLVVGNRGLAGIDGLVSTAVGVALGREHASRTVAFVGDLTFLHDTNGLLVGQGQRRPLLTIVVLSDDGGAIFSTLEQGDQRFADSFERVFATPHGTDLGALCAAHHVSHERVHDLPRLESALAEQPSGIRVLEVVVSRAGRRSEARRLVDLARRLDLA
- a CDS encoding 3-keto-5-aminohexanoate cleavage protein, translating into MIKACLNGSRTKGEHPRVPVNPAELAAAAAGAVEAGAFMVHVHPRDDWGAETLDTRHIVSACLAIRRRLPDVRISVSTRDGIVENARAKAAHIAEWPTADKGGPDCASVNWHEEGAAEVAEALRDSGIGVEAGIWTPYAASRFVATNWPFEVERVLVELMPGVSPGSDGRWAADRVLAALGMRTAPLVVHGERHWAWPVLRWAQAAGHDVRIGLEDTLLLPTGREAHDNAALVTEALRTEGGTPSQWPPP
- a CDS encoding o-succinylbenzoate synthase; the encoded protein is MGAVDTDRLPDASALVAGAHVVSLPMRTRFRGITTREALLLEGPHGWGEFSPFVEYDDEESSRWLAAALESGWSSWPEPRRDAVAVNATVPAVTPDAVPAVLARFDGCTTAKVKVAEPGQSVDDDVDRVAAVREAMGSSAGIRVDANGHWDLDTAVDALARLSRYGLEYAEQPCRTVDELAQLRKTLARNGIDVRVAADESIRKADDPLRVARLEAADVVVVKVAPLGGVGPALEIIDACGLPAVVSSALDTGVGISAGVALAAALPDLTFACGLGTVGLLEHDVVDPPVVPVRGLLHPGRVTPDPDLLSRAAAPADRDQWWRERLARCLPLALSRLASRP
- a CDS encoding NUDIX hydrolase, with the protein product MPIPPFIVELRERIGHDLLWLPGITAVVLREGERGTQVLLIRRSDDGAWTPVTGIVDPGENPHVAAVREVLEEASVVAEVERLVWVRATPVVTHQNGDIAQYLDHTFRCRWVSGDPTPGDDEATDAGWFDLDDLPDMRPVFTERIACALAAPGDVRLG